In Heyndrickxia vini, the sequence GGCTGCATCATTTTTTTCCGGGTCATGCTTCACCGGAATTTGTGCGGCCATCCCCCCGATTGCCGGTGCTTTTCTCATATGACACGTTTTGATTGTAAGTAATGAGTATGACCGCATAAATGGTACTGTCATCGTTACCGCAGAACGATCAGGTAAAAGCACATCCTCGGTGTTTTTCAATTTTTTCAAATAGCTAAATATATAATCCCATCTGCCACAATTTAGACCTGCAGAGTGTTCTTTCAGTTCAAATAAGATTTCATCCATTTCAAATGCTGCCATGATGGTTTCAATGAGCACTGTCGCTTTAATCGTACCTTTTGGAATGCCAATATATTTTTGTGCAAATAAGAACACGTCACTCCATAACCGCGCCTCTAGATGACTTTCAAGTTTCGGTAAATAAAAATAAGGTCCTGTTCCATTCTGTACTAATCGAACGGCATTATGAAAAAAATATAGTCCGAAATCAAATAAACTTCCTGAAATCGGCTGGCCATCCACTAATACATGCTTCTCTTCCAAATGCCAACCTCGAGGTCGCACCATTAATACGGCTGGATTTTCATTTAATTTATATTGTTTTCCATTTGTTCCTTCAAATGAAATCGTTCGATTTACAGCATCCCTTAAATTAATTTGCCCTTCCATGACATTATCCCAAGTCGGGGATGTAGCATCTTCTAAACAGGCCATAAATACCTTGGCACCCGAATTTAGAGCATTAATAATCATTTTTCGATCCACAGGTCCTGTAATTTCTACACGACGGTCCTGCAAATCACCCGGCAACGGAGCAATGGTCCAATCTCCCATTCGAATATGTTTCGTTTCCGGTAAAAACCCCGGTAACTTTCCTTGATCCATTTCTTTCTGTCGCTTGTGCCTTTTTTCTAAAAGTTCTCTTCGCCTAGTGCCAAAATGTCTCTCTAACTGTTCAATAAATTGCAATGCCTTTGGGGTTACTATTTCTTCGTACCCCGGTTTCATTGCACCTTTCACTTCAATCCCAGCTGTTTGGGTGCCCAAATGATTCCCTCCTCAATATTGTTATATTACAGTTTTTTATTTATAAAAGTATTATATAACAGTTTTGCGGAAGTGCAACAGAAAATTTAGATAAATATTCAGAAATCTATCGACAAAATTCGATTTGCATAATGTACCAAGTCATTGCTCCCGAAGCTCATTCCGAACTTTATGGATGAATAACTGTATCAGTATCTGCTACTAATTTATCTACCATAATTTCTTGTGGGATTGTTTTTGGGAGATATCCGTCCTCTTTATCTACCATAATTTCTTGCGGGATTGTTTTTGGAAGATATCCGTCCTCTTTATCTACCATAATTTCTTGCGGGTTTGTTTTTGGGAGATATCCGTCCTCTTTATCTACCATAATTTCTTGCGGGTTTGTTTTTGAGAGATATCCGTCTTTTTTATCTACCATATTTTCTTGTAGGAATGTTTTTGGGGGATATCTGTCATTTTTATCTACCATAATTTCTTGCCGGATTGTTTTTGGGAGGTATCTCACTACTAAGAAGAATTTCATTTGGATGGAAATTTTTCTTTTAAGTAACTTATTCGTTATATTTGAATAGGTCTATTATCCACTCTGTTCCACTAAAAAAAACAGACGGAAATCCCGTCTGTTTTTATTGATAAATATGCACTTCAGGTTCTTTTTCTCCCGGATTACGAACAATTAATGCCTTTGGTCCGTTTACAGAGGTGACACTTACCTCTAGTGAAATATAATCAGGGAATGTGTCAATCACAAGTCCTGTAATATATTGGGTAAATCCAACGACTTCAGATTGTCCGTAAAACTGAATTGGAATTTCAATACTTAATTGAGTTAGTTGCTTATCTTTATAAAGCCCACGTCCAATAACGCCATTGTAGTTTGGAAAATACTTTTCGACATCTTGTTTGAACTTTTCAAATCTGTTTGCATCATCTCGATATGTCTTTGTTGTATTATCATCTGGGAATAGATAATATTTTTCTTTTATCTTTTTCCAGCCGTCAATGGAGGAGCTTCCTTCTCCCACTTCCGCATAGGATACAAAGTTACCCGGCACAACAGAATCTTTCGATTTTTGCTCGAAAAGGGCTATCGTAATTGGGACATCTCTTAAACCATTCATGTTGCGAAGGCGTTTAATCACTTCTTGCGCAATCTTTTTCCCTTCACTTTCGGTGTTTGTAATATCCTGTTGGTACACGGCACCGTATTGTTCCTTTTGATAATAGTGGACGGTATTCAAAGCTAATCCGATGACTACCCCGCCTAATTTCACCGTATCTTTTTTCGTCTTTACTAAATAGTCATGCTCTAAAATATGCGCAAGATAAATTGGACTTCTCTTATTTTGTTCTTCAATCGAACCTTTTCCATTATTCACTGGATTCAAGCCTACATTTTCACTTGCAGATAACTTCTTTTCTTTAAGTTGGCTTTTTGTATATTTACGATTTAGCCATGCATCAACGGTATCCTTATCCAAGTATTGTCCTTCTTGGAATAGATATGTTTCCGGTGAAAACGTATTATGAGCAACTCGCATCAATCCTGTTTCAAACTCTTGGATATCGTAACGGGTATTTAAGTTATTGACAATTCTCCCTCTCGCCTTGCTTGGTTTGAAAGGTAAGATTGTTCGATAATATTGATCAGAAACTTGATAATTGGGAATAATCGCTGTTTCCTTTTTATTATTTTTATTTTGTACCACTTTGTTTTCTGTATCAAATTTTGGTGCGCATCCTGTTATGAGAAGCAAAACAGCAGCGAACACCGGCAACCACTTTTTCATGCTTATTTGCCACCTTTATTTCGTCCGTTATTCCTACTATTGGCTGGACTTTTAATACTAATCATTTTAATAGACTTTATATAGGAAGATAAAGTTTCATTTATAAGGTAAGAAAGTATACATTTCTTAAGGTTTAATGGTCATAAAAAGTACCTGCTTTGTCTAGCTCCAGCGCCTAGCCCCTCGAGGTCAAATGTTCTTCGGCAATAAAAGTCAAAAAGCAGACTTTTTTTGCCGGAGAACATTTGCTTGTCGGGGCTAAGCAAGGCGCTTCCACTTTTCTAATTGTCTAGCTCCAGCGCCTATCGACTAGAAAACTTCAGGACTTTTCCCTACGATAAGTCAACATCGATTCGCCTTACAGGATCACCGTGTTTCCTTTATCTCAGTCAAAGTCCTTCCAGTTTTTACGTCGATGAGCAAGGCGCTTCCGCTTTTCTTAATGATTAAATTCTTCAAGCATTTTTTCTTCGTCCCAAACCTCGATACCAAGCTCATTTGCTTTCGTCAATTTCGAGCCTGCATCGGCACCCGCAATAACCAAATCTGTTTTTTTACTTACACTTCCGGTAACACTAGCTCCTAAAGCTTCAAGTTTTTCTTTTGCTTCATTTCTTGTAAGCTTTTCCAGTTTACCGGTTAGAACAACGATTTTTCCGGCAAAGATAGAGGAAATCGATTCCGTTTCAACAGGCATAGGACCTTTATATTCCATATTTAAACCGGCAGTTTTCAATTCCTGAATGAGTTCACCTGCCTCTTCATTCTCAAAATAGGTAACGATAGAATCGGCCATTTTTTCACCAATATCCTGGATGGCTGTAAGTTCTTCCTTCGTTGCAGCTGCTAATGCATCCATATTTCCAAACTTTTGCGCCAATGTTTTAGCCGCTTTTGCGCCAACATGGCGAATACCAAGCCCAAAAAGGAGCTTTTCTAATGAATTTGTTTTAGAGCTTTCAATTGCTGCTAGTAGATTAGAAACAGATTTTTCACCCATCCGTTCTAATGCTAACAGTTGTTCCTGCTGTAAACGATAAATATCTGCCACATCATGAATAAGTTCATGAGAAAATAATTGACTAATCACTTTCTCTCCTAGACCATCAATATTCATGGCGTTCCTTGAGACAAAATGAATCAATCCTTCTCGTATTTGGGCAGGACATTTCGGATTGATGCAACGTAAGGCCACTTCCCCTTCTAATCGAACAAGTTCGCTTTCACAATCAGGGCAATGTGTCGGCATCATAAATTCCTTTTCTTCACCTGTACGTCTTTCAACTAACACATTAACGACTTCAGGAATGATATCTCCTGCCTTTTTAATGACAACATAATCGCCAAGTTTGATATCTTTCTCGCGAATTAAATCTTCATTATGCAAAGATGCCCTTTGAACTTTTGTGCCGGCAACGCGAACTGGGTCAAGTATTGCAGTCGGTGTGATTACTCCGGTGCGTCCAACACTTAATTCAATATCATGAAGCTTAGTTACGACTTCTTCTGCGGGAAACTTGTAAGCAATGGCCCATCTTGGACTTTTTGCTGTAAATCCAAGGGAATTTTGTTGTTCAAACGAATTCACTTTAATGACGATTCCGTCGATTTCATATGGCAGATTTGGGCGCTTTTCTATCCATTTTTGTACATACTGGAGAACCTCATCAATATTTGCACATTTTTCTCTTTCCTTGTTCACCTTAAAGCCAAGTGTACCTAACAAATTTAATCCGTCATGTTGTGTAGTGACACCAGTTTCACTAAAATCTCCAATTGCATAAAGGAAAATATCTAAGTTTCTTGAAGCTGCAATTCGTGGATCCAATTGGCGCAATGACCCCGCTGCAGCATTTCGTGGATTTGCAAATGGTTCTTCCCCATTTTCTTCTTTCGCTTTATTTAATTGTTCAAACGACTTTTTCGGCATATATGCTTCGCCGCGGACCTCGATTGACATCGGTTGGTTAATTCTAAGTGGGATTGATCGAATCGTTTTTAAATTTGCGGTGATATCTTCCCCAATGGTTCCGTCACCTCTTGTGGCACCCTGAATAAATAGCCCGCTTTCATAACGAAGTGAAATCGCTAATCCATCAATCTTTAATTCACAAACATATTCAACCTCATCACCAACCACTTGCTTTACTTTACGATCAAAATCACGAAGATCATTTTCATTAAATGCATTTCCTAAGCTAAGCATTGGGATATGATGTTCAACTTTTTGAAATGCTGAGAGAATTTCTCCACCGACACGTTGGGTCGGAGAGTCGGGGGAAATCAATTCCGGAAATTGCTCTTCAATATTGGTTAGCTCTCTCATTAACTGATCATATTCAGCATCGGGAACTGATGGATGATCCAATACATGATATTCGTAATTATATTGATTCAGCAGATTATGAAGTTCCTTTATTCGTTTTTCGGCATCCTTTTTTTCCATAACAACAACCCTTCCATTTAGAAGTTGGAGGTTGGGCCTAAGGTAGGAGAAATCGGCAAAACTGCCGATTTCGAGATTCATCAACTTCTATTCATATTTCAACTACTATCTTTTTTATACTTTTGTAATCGGTGCAAATTCCGCTAACAGTCGCTTAATTCCAACAGGGCTTGGGAACGCAATGTCCAGTTCCA encodes:
- the ligA gene encoding NAD-dependent DNA ligase LigA — protein: MEKKDAEKRIKELHNLLNQYNYEYHVLDHPSVPDAEYDQLMRELTNIEEQFPELISPDSPTQRVGGEILSAFQKVEHHIPMLSLGNAFNENDLRDFDRKVKQVVGDEVEYVCELKIDGLAISLRYESGLFIQGATRGDGTIGEDITANLKTIRSIPLRINQPMSIEVRGEAYMPKKSFEQLNKAKEENGEEPFANPRNAAAGSLRQLDPRIAASRNLDIFLYAIGDFSETGVTTQHDGLNLLGTLGFKVNKEREKCANIDEVLQYVQKWIEKRPNLPYEIDGIVIKVNSFEQQNSLGFTAKSPRWAIAYKFPAEEVVTKLHDIELSVGRTGVITPTAILDPVRVAGTKVQRASLHNEDLIREKDIKLGDYVVIKKAGDIIPEVVNVLVERRTGEEKEFMMPTHCPDCESELVRLEGEVALRCINPKCPAQIREGLIHFVSRNAMNIDGLGEKVISQLFSHELIHDVADIYRLQQEQLLALERMGEKSVSNLLAAIESSKTNSLEKLLFGLGIRHVGAKAAKTLAQKFGNMDALAAATKEELTAIQDIGEKMADSIVTYFENEEAGELIQELKTAGLNMEYKGPMPVETESISSIFAGKIVVLTGKLEKLTRNEAKEKLEALGASVTGSVSKKTDLVIAGADAGSKLTKANELGIEVWDEEKMLEEFNH
- a CDS encoding CamS family sex pheromone protein: MKKWLPVFAAVLLLITGCAPKFDTENKVVQNKNNKKETAIIPNYQVSDQYYRTILPFKPSKARGRIVNNLNTRYDIQEFETGLMRVAHNTFSPETYLFQEGQYLDKDTVDAWLNRKYTKSQLKEKKLSASENVGLNPVNNGKGSIEEQNKRSPIYLAHILEHDYLVKTKKDTVKLGGVVIGLALNTVHYYQKEQYGAVYQQDITNTESEGKKIAQEVIKRLRNMNGLRDVPITIALFEQKSKDSVVPGNFVSYAEVGEGSSSIDGWKKIKEKYYLFPDDNTTKTYRDDANRFEKFKQDVEKYFPNYNGVIGRGLYKDKQLTQLSIEIPIQFYGQSEVVGFTQYITGLVIDTFPDYISLEVSVTSVNGPKALIVRNPGEKEPEVHIYQ
- the aceB gene encoding malate synthase A, coding for MGTQTAGIEVKGAMKPGYEEIVTPKALQFIEQLERHFGTRRRELLEKRHKRQKEMDQGKLPGFLPETKHIRMGDWTIAPLPGDLQDRRVEITGPVDRKMIINALNSGAKVFMACLEDATSPTWDNVMEGQINLRDAVNRTISFEGTNGKQYKLNENPAVLMVRPRGWHLEEKHVLVDGQPISGSLFDFGLYFFHNAVRLVQNGTGPYFYLPKLESHLEARLWSDVFLFAQKYIGIPKGTIKATVLIETIMAAFEMDEILFELKEHSAGLNCGRWDYIFSYLKKLKNTEDVLLPDRSAVTMTVPFMRSYSLLTIKTCHMRKAPAIGGMAAQIPVKHDPEKNDAAFAKVRADKEREASDGHDGTWVAHPGLVSVALEVFNREMPTPNQIHSSKQQNITITESDLLEVPIGEISEKGVRQNINVGIQYIESWLSGKGAAPIDNLMEDAATAEISRAQLWQWIRHPKGILEDGREVTFELYEQLKGEELEKIKNDHCGKLQRLEEAVKLFDQLIKEDEFIDFLTIPGYEIL